The following proteins come from a genomic window of Megalobrama amblycephala isolate DHTTF-2021 linkage group LG1, ASM1881202v1, whole genome shotgun sequence:
- the LOC125249740 gene encoding microfibril-associated glycoprotein 4-like: protein MIVLLCLSAVFPVLMGTEVVNSNCFLATDCSDVYSSGKNDSGVYTVSSIDGPVQIYCDMIPSGENHSKGHWTVIVRRMDGEVNFYRPWDSYKRGFGNKEGEYWLGLEFIHLLTRRNRYKLRVDLEDFDGTKAYAVYESFSVDAESDGYKLHVSGFVNGGAGDSLSYHNGMKFSTFDKDQDIWSDNCALKHSMGGFWYKTCDHTNPTGLYLWGKEGSASVISTNWYYWKNNRKSLKAITMKITRVM, encoded by the exons ATGatt GTGTTGCTGTGTTTGTCCGCGGTGTTTCCCGTGTTGATGGGGACTGAAGTGGTCAACTCTAATTGCTTTCTTGCCACTGACTGCTCTGATGTTTATTCAAGTGGGAAAAATGACAGTGGCGTGTACACCGTCTCCTCAATAGATGGACCGGTGCAGATCTACTGTGACATGATCCCCAGCGGAGAAAATCACAGCAAAGGCCACTGGACG GTGATTGTCAGGCGAATGGACGGTGAGGTGAATTTCTACAGGCCATGGGACAGTTATAAACGGGGTTTTGGTAATAAAGAAGGAGAATACTGGCTGG GTCTAGAGTTTATTCACCTGCTGACACGCAGGAATCGGTATAAACTGAGAGTAGATCTGGAGGACTTTGATGGGACGAAGGCTTACGCTGTGTACGAGTCCTTCTCTGTGGACGCCGAGTCTGATGGGTACAAACTGCATGTCAGCGGCTTTGTAAATGGAGGAGCAG GTGACTCTTTGAGTTACCACAATGGAATGAAGTTCTCCACCTTTGACAAAGACCAAGACATTTGGAGTGATAACTGTGCTTTAAAACACTCTATGGGAGGGTTTTGGTACAAAACTTGTGATCACACAAACCCCACTGGTCTGTATTTGTGGGGGAAAGAGGGTAGCGCTTCGGTTATTTCGACCAACTGGTACTACTGGAAGAACAACAGGAAATCTCTGAAGGCCATCACCATGAAGATCACACGTGTGATGTAG
- the LOC125249729 gene encoding uncharacterized protein LOC125249729, whose protein sequence is MKLIFGLMLLKTAACLEVNCSFNQSDPCYAALGHKLNLLMVDTSRYDLKILKIINFNSDDPVCRVKNDMMKECDLFNKRPEVSVYKGILIINGVIRADSGTYTLRLEDSDGTERSADLPVIVEAPIGSVEVSIICSSSGVMRASCSSDGDLLLFSWTLNGDPLMDGNIIDLDEGTDGNISCIMKNHVSHRQKTISVKHCPESVVHVLVWCFQMMFLLGLLGGFHIYMRHTSGKKQEVPQVRMSRFREGHEHTAED, encoded by the exons ATGAAGCTCATCTTTGGACTGATGCTGCTGAAAACTGCTGCAT GTCTGGAGGTTAACTGCAGTTTTAATCAGTCAGATCCCTGTTACGCAGCTCTGGGACACAAACTCAATCTGCTGATGGTGGACACTAGTAGATATGACCTGAAGATACTAAAGATAATAAACTTCAACTCAGATGATCCAGTTTGTAGAGTAAAAAATGACATGATGAAGGAATGTGATCTTTTTAATAAAAGACCTGAAGTGTCAGTCTATAAAGGGATTCTGATAATAAACGGTGTGATCAGAGCAGATTCAGGGACTTACACTTTAAGACTCGAAGACTCAGATGGCACAGAAAGATCTGCAGATCTTCCAGTGATTGTTGAAG CTCCTATTGGCTCAGTGGAAGTGTCAATCATCTGCTCCTCCAGTGGGGTGATGAGGGCATCCTGCTCCTCTGATGGAGATCTGCTCCTCTTCAGCTGGACTCTGAATGGGGATCCACTGATGGATGGAAACATCATTGATCTGGATGAGGGAACTGATGGAAACATCAGCTGCATCATGAAGAACCACGTCAGTCACCGACAGAAGACCATTAGTGTAAAACACTGTCCTG AGTCTGTGGTGCATGTTCTGGTCTGGTGTTTTCAGATGATGTTTCTGTTGGGTCTGTTAGGAGGTTTTCACATCTACATGAGACACACATCAG gaaagaaacaggaagttccACAAGTGAGAATGAGCAGATTtagagaaggacatgaacacacAGCAGAAGATTGA
- the LOC125249733 gene encoding uncharacterized protein LOC125249733 — MRLMEPFLDKGRNVTTDNFFTSLSLAHKLLSRKTTILGTVNKIRREIPQSARHTDRNEFTTQVFSTTAATLTAYAPKRKKTVYILSSMHSVIQTDNTTKRKPNTVTLYNTTKCGVDVMDQMLWEYTVRTGTRRWPVAVFYNMIDMAALNAHVLYQACTGRQERRVDFLVELARELSNSHMCAKKARKEQLLRTQPSTPSPGKRAMCQVKHQCKNNHATVRCVHCYSYTCGKCRREIPWQCQDCE, encoded by the exons ATGAGGCTGATGGAACCATTCCTAGACAAGGGCAGAAATGTTACCACGGACAATTTCTTCACATCGCTGTCACTTGCGCATAAACTTCTTAGCCGGAAAACCACCATCCTCGGCACAGTCAACAAGATTCGCCGGGAAATCCCTCAATCCGCTAGACACACAGATCGCAATGAATTCACCACTCAG GTGTTTTCAACCACTGCTGCTACGCTGACGGCATATGCGCCCAAACGGAAGAAGACCGTCTACATTCTTAGCAGCATGCACAGCGTGATTCAGACTGATAATACCACCAAAAGGAAGCCAAACACTGTCACCCTTTACAACACCACAAAGTGCGGCGTGGATGTGATGGACCAGATGTTGTGGGAGTACACTGTCCGCACAGGGACACGGCGCTGGCCAGTTGCCGTGTTCTATAACATGATTGACATGGCAGCACTGAATGCACATGTGCTGTATCAAGCATGCACCGGAAGGCAGGAAAGACGGGTGGACTTCCTGGTGGAGCTTGCAAGAGAGTTGTCTAACTCTCATATGTGTGCGAAGAAGGCAAGAAAAGAACAATTGCTTCGGACACAACCCTCCACACCTAGCCCTGGAAAAAGAGCCATGTGTCAGGTCAAACACCAATGCAAGAACAATCATGCCACTGTGCGATGTGTTCACTGCTACAGTTACACATGTGGTAAATGCAGACGGGAGATACCATGGCAGTGCCAGGATTGTGAGTGA